AGCTGGACTTTGAGCGGTGTTACCGGGCCGTCGACAGCCGTGACCAGCGGTTCGACGGGTGGTTCTACACCGGCGTGACCTCGACCGGGATCTACTGCCGGCCGTCCTGTCCGGCGATGACCCCGAAGCGACAGAACGTCCGGTTCTTTCCGTCCGCGGCGGCGGCGCAGGGCGCGGGGCTCCGGGCCTGCCGGCGGTGCCGGCCGGACGCCTCTCCCGGCTCGCCGCAGTGGGATGTCCGGGCCGATGTGGTGGGGCGGGCCATGCGGCTGATCGCCGACGGGGTGGTCGACCGGGACGGGGTGCCGGGGTTGGCGGCTCGACTCGGGTACACCGAACGGCACCTGCATCGGATGCTGCGCGCGGAACTCGGCGCCGGGCCGCTGGCGCTGGCTCGGGCCCAACGCGCGCAGACCGCCCGGACGCTTATCGAGACCACCGGGCTGGGCCTGGCCGAGATCGCCTTCGCCGCCGGGTTCGGCAGTGTCCGGCAGTTCAACGACACGGTCCGCGAGGTCTACGGGGTGGCCCCGTCACAGTTGCGCGCCGGCCGGCGGGGCACGATCGGTGGCGCGGGCACGGTCAGCCTGCGGTTGGCGTACCGCCCGCCGCTGCACGCCGCTGCGCTGCTCGACTTCCTCGCCCGGCGCACGCTGCCCGGGGTGGACGAGGTACGCGACGGGACGTACCGGCGGGGGTTGCGGTTGCCGAACGGCACCGGCGCGGTCGCCCTGACCCCGACGGACAGGTACGTGGCGGCGACGCTGCGCCTGACCGACCTGCGGGACCTGGCCCCCGCCGTGGCCCGTTGCCGACGTCTGTTCGACCTCGACGCGGATCCGGTGGCCGTCGACCAGACCCTCGGTGCCGATCCGGCCCTGGCCCCGGCGGTGGCGGCGGAGCCCGGCGTACGTGTCCCCCGTGCGGTCGACGGTTTCGAGATGGCCGTCCGCGCCATCGCCACCCAGCAGGTCTCCCTGGCCTCCGCCCGCACCACCCTCACCCACCTCCTCACCCACCTCCCCCACCCCACCCACCCCACCCCCACCTCCCCACCCCAACCCCCACCCGGTTGACCATGAAGTTAGCGGCGAATTTGGAGATCAAAGTTGCCGCCAACCTCATGATCAACGGGAGGTGCGGGGGTTTCCGAGTGCGGAAGAGGTGTTGGGGGTGCCGGACTCGGGGTTTCGGATGGACAGCCGGCGGCGGGAGGCGATTCGGGGGGTGGCTCGGGCGGTGGTGGACGGCGGGCTGGAGTTGGCGCCGGGTGGCGATCGGGCGGAGACCGTGCAGCGGTTGCTTGCGGTGCCGGGGGTCGGGCCGTGGACGGCCGGTTACGTGGCGATGCGCGCCCTCGGTGACCCCGACGTGTTCCTCGCCACCGACCTCGCGGTGCGCCGGGGTGCCGCTGCCCTCGGCCTGCCCGACGCCCCGAAGACCCTTGACGAGTACGCCGGCCGCTGGCGTCCCTGGCGTTCGTACGCGGTGTTGCGGCTGTGGCGAGCAGCCTGAATTCGAGCTGAGATCGACCTTGGAGGAAATCGTGCAGAGCACGAACCTGGACAGCGTCACCATCGATACGCCCACCGGCCCGTTCACCGTCGTCGCCGGGCCGCACGGCGCGGTACGGGCCGCCGGCTTCACTCCCGAGCCGGCGAACCTGCTGTCGTTGATCCACCCGAGCCTGCGCGGTGAACTCCGGCAGCGGGCCGAACTCGGCCCGGTCACCAGGGCGGTCGCCGACTACCTGGCGGGTGACCTGGCCGCAATCGACACGGTCGCGGTCGAGCAGCACAGCGGCGGGGCGTTCATGTCCCACGCCTGGGAGGTGCTGCGCGAGGTGAAGCCGGGCGAGCCGGTCACCTACACCGGGTACGCGGCGCTGGCCGGCCGACCGGCCGCGATCCGCGCCGCCGCGGCGGCCTGCGCCCGTAACGCCGCCGCCCTCTTCGTCCCCTGTCACCGGGTGCTGCGTACCGATGGGACGCTTGGCGGCTACCGCTGGGGCCTGCCGGTCAAGCAATGGCTACTCGGACACGAGCGCCGCGGCTAGCCCGGCCGGCGGGCGGCCCACCCGGACCACCCGGATGGCGGGCTGACCCGGACGGCGAGGGCCCACCCGCACGGCGGGCCCACCCGCACGGCGGGCCCACCCGCACGGCGGGCCCACCCGCACGGCGGGCCCACCCGCACGGCGGGCCCACCCGGACGGCGGGGCCCAGGCCAGCGGTCACGGGTCAGCCATCCGGATGAGGCCGGTCACCGGAAAAGGCAAGTCTGCTGACAACAAGCCGACAGCGGCGCGGCTCCGATTTGCCGATACCGTCAGATAGTGGCTGCGCAGAACGACGGCGGCCCGGCCGACCCTCGCGAGGTCGGGCGACATCCACTGGGCAATCTCTGGCGGTTGCGGCACTACCTGCGCCCGCACGCCGTGCAGTTCGGCTGGCTGATGCTGGCTGGG
This DNA window, taken from Micromonospora sp. FIMYZ51, encodes the following:
- a CDS encoding methylated-DNA--[protein]-cysteine S-methyltransferase; translation: MQSTNLDSVTIDTPTGPFTVVAGPHGAVRAAGFTPEPANLLSLIHPSLRGELRQRAELGPVTRAVADYLAGDLAAIDTVAVEQHSGGAFMSHAWEVLREVKPGEPVTYTGYAALAGRPAAIRAAAAACARNAAALFVPCHRVLRTDGTLGGYRWGLPVKQWLLGHERRG